TCACCTTGATCACATGGCCGGGGGCTTGTTCAAGCCAGGAACGATCGCCCGGCGTAGCGAGCTTCTTCACGGGCTCGAGCTCGTAGTACCCCCTGGGATTGTCCGGGTCCGCAGAGCGTAATCCATCGCTGAGGCTGGGGATCCCGCCTGCATCAAGGGCCTGCATCATCAGTGAGGTCCCGGATCGCGGGATGCCGGAGACCACAACAATGGGTTTGCTCATCGATCGTCACTCGCGGTGAGTTTGCTACTGGGTCGTACAAGGTTGTACCCGCTAAAAGACCTATTCGCTGTCATCATCGTCGGCTGACGACCAGCCAAGCCAGCAGCGACAGCGCCGTGATCGGCTCGGGGGCGTTGGAGCTGGAACCGAAGTTCGACGCCAGCACGCTGAGGTCGATCAGATCGACAGAACCATCGCCTGAGAAATCACCCAGTGACCACGCGCTGTCGGTGGTGTCGAAGTTTGCTGCGAGAACGCTGAGATCCACGAGATCGACCACGCTGTTGCCATTGGCGTCGCCGGTGATGATGTTCTCCATCGGCGTGATCGCGACCCGGTCGATCTCCAGCGTGCGTGTCACGAAATCGGGATCCCCGGCCCAGCCGTTGGGAAACCAAAGGCCGACACTGAACTCGCCGGGGATGGTCGGGATGTGTGTTCTGCTGGTGTACTGGTGGACGCCATCGACATAAAACTCGACCCGCGGATGTGCCACCTCAGGTCCTGCGAACCAGTCGAATCGATAGGTATGAAAGAGACCGGCATCCTGAGGAGCGGGTGTGCCGCTGCCATCGACGATCCCGACGTGCTCGATCGTGCTCAGACTCGGGATCTCACCAAGCCAGGTGTTCATCAGTCCGTAATCCGACTCGAAGCCCGTGGGCGAAGTGGTCTGTCTTCGGATGAGTTCGATATCGATCTCGTGGTTGATGACGTTACCGCCATTGAAGTCGTAGTAGAAGGTCCACATGGTGGTCACCACGCCGTCTTCGTAGACCGGTTTCATGCGCACCTCGAAGCGACCCGGCCCCTGCGACTCACGAGTACGAATAGCCCCGCCTGTCCGTCGTCCGTGATCCGCGCGGAAGCCGTTGGCATTCCATCCGCGCTTGGGTCCGGTGTAGAGATTACCATTGCCTTCGATCGAGACGACCCCGTTGGCGATCGAGACATTCTCAGGGATCACCCCACCGTTGGTTCCAGCACCCCCCCACTGCTGCAGCGGGATCTGCCAGACCGACGGGTTGATGATCGACCCGTTGAATCCATCGATGATCGTCTCGGCCGCGTGCAGAGGTCCGGCGGCTGTCAGTACCGACAGCGTAGCGATGGTCGAGCATAGAAACTTCGTCAAGGATAGCTCCCTCATCAGACGGGCTCACTTCGTGTCAGAACCGTGCTGCTCATCAGCTCCTGCTCCTGTGCCTCGGCCTTACTGCGATCATGGTGTCCTATCCATAAAGTCTAGCCAGCCACTGGCGAGCGGTCTTATGCTTCGGCGACATGCCGAGACAAAAACTTCAGGGCATCGATCGCCGCGTCGTCCATCCCAGATTCCGCGAGCCTGTGCTGCTCCTCGAATCCTGTACCAACACTTCATGCAGCGACACACAGCCCAAGACGGTGCCATTCGACGCGAGATTAAGGACAATCTCAGTCCCGGAAGATCGCCATAAACCCGACCAGGATGCAGCAATTAGTGATTCAGAACAAAGCGGGTGATGGGACTCGAACCCACGACATTCAGCTTGGGAACGCCCCAGGCTGCAGATCAGAAACGCGTAAGCGACGCTATAGCCGAGGTTTCCAGATTGCAAGCGATGCGGGCCTTGCGGCGGATCCCACCGATTTGCTGCCGTCGCGCGGTGTAGAGGGGTTCTACACCGCGCTCCAACACCGCGCGGCGCGTGTCAATCTGGGTTGTCCGCCGGCTGCTTTGATCACCCCGCTGCAAAATAATTTGTGATCTGGGCGGGGGGGGTAGTCTGATGCGAGACTCGTCACACCACAGGGCGCCGAACGCGCCCGAGAGAGAGAGAAACACCCATGATCCGCACCGCCAGTGTCGTGTGCGCCGCCGCGCTCCTCGCGCCCGCCGCGCTCGCCCAGACGCCCAGCAACCCCGTCGTCATCGACTTCAACGTTCCGGACACGCCGGTGGGCACCAACATCACCGGCTACCAAGAAGACGGGTTCGTGTTCTCGGTGACCGGGTCAATACCACGCCAGATTAAAATCCGTTCGGGTGCCCTGACCAACGATGGCAACAGCGACAACGCCGTGGTACGCATGGAGGCCATCGACGGCTCGATCTTCTCGCTCGCGTCATTTGACGGTGGGACGAACCTTACCTCGTCGCCGGAAGATACCGGTGATATCGGCTGGTTTGCTCAGGTTGCCACCGACAAAGGCGTGCTCTGGAATTGGCCATCCGTTCTAGGAAGCCCTGTACAAACAATCAACGCCGACTCGTCGGCGTGGGAGGGCGTGCAGTGGCTGAAGTTCCGCGGGTTTCGTTGGAGTAACGTCGACAACATCGTCATCGTCCCCGCCCCCGGCGCCGCCTCCCTCCTCGCCGTCGGCGCCCTCGCGCTGACCCGACGCCGCCGCTGAGCGCACCCACGACCGTGCAGACATGACCAAGGGCCGTCCCACGCGGGGCGGCCCTTGGCCATTTCAAGAGCGGGTGATCGGGATCGAACCGACGACATTCAGCTTGGGAAGCTGACGTTCTACCACTGAACTACACCCGCAGGGTGATCGGTAGTTTACCAAGCCTCGATGCGCAGCCGCAACAGGGATCAGGGGGTCAGGAGCTGGCCTGTGCTCAGGGATTCGGCGGCGAGGCGGTAGACGGTGCGGAGGTCGGGAGTGTGCTCGGTTGCCTTGAGGATGCGGGTGGAGAGCGATCCGGAGTGGAGGAGTTTGCTCGCGGCCTCTCGCAAGGCGGTGTCTTGTGACGGTGTTTGTTCGTGCAGCGCCAGCCAGAGTTCCTGGGCCTTGAGTTTCTTGTCGTTGACGCCAAGGACGCGGAGGAGGCTGGGGTCGGCGATGACTGCGGCTTCAGCCTGGTGGATGGTCGCCTCGAGCGTGTGGTGAAGCGTCTCGGTCGACAGATCTCGCAGGGCTTGTTGATCGGCCCATCGATCTTCGGTGAGGGCTCTGATGACCTCGGCAAGTTGAGCGAGGATGGCAAGGTCCGCCAGCGGGCACTCCTGGAGGTCCACGAGTCGGACCTCGATGGCCCCGCGATCGAAGCGAGCCATGGCCCCGCGGGCGTTCGCGAACTCGTGACGGAGGATGCCTTCGGGGTCGTGCGGGCGGAGATCATCGTACAGGCGTTGAAGAATCTGCTGCTCGTAGTCGCTTCGGGTAAAGACGGGTTCGGGGATGACCAGACCTGTCATCATCGGGATGCGCCTGGCGTTCTTGGCGTAGAAATCGAGTCGACTGTCGAGATGAGAACCTCGTTTTCCTTCGACCAGTGGTGAGCTAGCGGCGATCGCAGGGATGAGCGGGAGCACCGCACGAACTGCAGCATGCAATCGACCGAACTCTTCGTCATTGCGGAACGGAAGATTGAGGTGAGCACTTTGAAGGTTGCTCCAGCCGTGGCCGCGGCAGTCGAAGATCCGGTCATAGGTTCGGTAGACCTCGGTGTACTCGTGGGGCCAGAGTGTTGCTTCTGTGGGGTCCATCCACGGGTGCATGCCCGTAGGCAGCAGCATGGCGTTCATGGGAGACAGCAGGTCATTGATGCGGTTGACGTGACTCTGAAAGGCATCGACGAGACCGGTCAGGCTGAGAGCAGGTCGCTGGGTCTTGATCTCAACCACATGCAAGACCAACTCGTTGGACCAGGACACGATCCCGTCGGGTCCATCGGGCTCGATGTCGCTGGCGACTTGCCCGCCTGCTGC
This Phycisphaeraceae bacterium DNA region includes the following protein-coding sequences:
- a CDS encoding family 16 glycosylhydrolase encodes the protein MTKFLCSTIATLSVLTAAGPLHAAETIIDGFNGSIINPSVWQIPLQQWGGAGTNGGVIPENVSIANGVVSIEGNGNLYTGPKRGWNANGFRADHGRRTGGAIRTRESQGPGRFEVRMKPVYEDGVVTTMWTFYYDFNGGNVINHEIDIELIRRQTTSPTGFESDYGLMNTWLGEIPSLSTIEHVGIVDGSGTPAPQDAGLFHTYRFDWFAGPEVAHPRVEFYVDGVHQYTSRTHIPTIPGEFSVGLWFPNGWAGDPDFVTRTLEIDRVAITPMENIITGDANGNSVVDLVDLSVLAANFDTTDSAWSLGDFSGDGSVDLIDLSVLASNFGSSSNAPEPITALSLLAWLVVSRR
- a CDS encoding glutamate-cysteine ligase family protein, with amino-acid sequence MSDPASWRYPIGLFEAFGVELEYMIVDRDTLDIRPIADQLFKAAGGQVASDIEPDGPDGIVSWSNELVLHVVEIKTQRPALSLTGLVDAFQSHVNRINDLLSPMNAMLLPTGMHPWMDPTEATLWPHEYTEVYRTYDRIFDCRGHGWSNLQSAHLNLPFRNDEEFGRLHAAVRAVLPLIPAIAASSPLVEGKRGSHLDSRLDFYAKNARRIPMMTGLVIPEPVFTRSDYEQQILQRLYDDLRPHDPEGILRHEFANARGAMARFDRGAIEVRLVDLQECPLADLAILAQLAEVIRALTEDRWADQQALRDLSTETLHHTLEATIHQAEAAVIADPSLLRVLGVNDKKLKAQELWLALHEQTPSQDTALREAASKLLHSGSLSTRILKATEHTPDLRTVYRLAAESLSTGQLLTP